AACGGAACCGGACGACGGCCGGGGTGAGCTGGGTGAAGCCTGCGGCCTCCACGTCGTGCACGTCGTGGCGCAGGCACAGGTCGACGACGGCCTGTTCGTAGGCGGGGTCGTCGATGGAGTGCAGCAGGTTGACGCCGTAGCGGCCGTCGGGGCCGAGCGCCTCCTTGATCCGTACGACGGCCTTCTCCACCTGGTCCAGGGCCAGGCCGCCCGCGCCGAAGAAGCCCATCAGCCCGGCCCGGCCCATCCGGATCACCAGGTCCGTGGAGGCGATGCCCCGGAACATGGCGCCGGCGAGATAGGCGTAGCGGATCCCGTACGCGCGGCGGAACTCCGCGCTGCCCAGCTCCTCGGCCCGCAGACCGCCGGAGGCCGGTGCGGCGGTGGCGGCGGCGGTGGTGGCCGGGGCGGGAGCCGAAGGTGCGGTGGCCGCCGCGGCCGTCGCGGCGGGAGCGGCCGGGGCGGGCGTCCGCGCGGCGCGTTCCGTACGGCCGCGCTTCCACAGGTTCGTCAGGACCTGCCCGGGGCCGATCTCCTCGACCGCGTCCACGCCGTGCGCGGCGAGGTACTCCATGGTCTGCGACCAGCGCACCGGGCTCTCGATCTGGCGGGCCAGCAGACCGGCGATCTCGCCGGGGCCGTACGGGCGCGCCGTCACGCCCGAGACCACGGTGCGGTCCGGGTCGGCGAAGGTGAAACCGGTCAGGAACCGGGTGAACTCCTGGGCGGCCGGGCGCATGTGCCGCGAATGGAACGCGGCGCTCACCCGGACCGGCACACAGCGCACGCCCGGCCGCGCGGACAACGCCGCCGACGCCGTGCGCAGTTCGTCCAGCGGGCCCGAGAGGACGGTCTGGGCGGGCGAGTTGTAGTTGGCGACGTCGACCCCGGAGGCGCCGGACCGCGCGAGCAGCCCCGGGACCTCGTCGCCGTCGACGCCGACCACCGCCAGCATCCCGCCGCCCTGCACCCGCCCCATGAGAGCGCCCCGCTCGCGCACGAGCCGCACGCCGGTGGCGAAGTCGAAGCATCCGGCGGCGAACAGCGCGCCGTACTCGCCCAGGCTGTGCCCGGCCAGGAAGCGGGGCTCGGGCAGGGCCGGGTCACGGGCCAGCCAGGACAGCGCGCTGACCACGAACAGCGCGGGCTGCGCGTACTCGGTGCGGTCCAGGCGGCCCTCGCCCCCGGTGCGGCACAGCTCCTCGATCGAATGGCCGAGGATGTCGTCGGCCTGCCGGGTCAGCTCGGGGAAGCGCGCGAACAGCCCCTCGCCCATGCCCTTGCGCTGCGATCCCTGACCCGGGAACACCAGTGCCACCATCGCGTCGTCCCTCCTGGCTCGGCCCCGGTCAGGGCCGGGGCGCCTCCCAGGGGAGCCGCCGCGTAGTCGTGTAGTCGGTGATGCGGCGCCGCGCGACGGGCGAGTCGATCAGCCGGGTGAACTCGCGCAGCGCGAACTCGTCCGTGTCCTGCGTGGTGAACCACATCGCCTGGAAGTACCGCTTGAGCTCGCCGATCGTGACCGGGTCGAGCCGGGTCAGCCGGACCAGCAGCTTGCGCACCGCCGCCTCGGGGTCCGGCACGACCTCGTCCACGAGCCGGAACTCGGCGGCGCGGCGGGCCGGCACCGGCTGGGTGCTCAGCGCCATCGCGTACGCGGGCTGGTAGCCGGTGCGCCGCACCAGCACCGGCAGCACACAGCAGGGGACGAGGCCCCACAGGGCCTCCGGCAGGCTGAACTCGCTGCGCTCGGTGGCGATCACGAGGTCGGCGGCGGCCGCGAGTCCGACGCCGCCGCCGGCGACCCGGCCGTCCACACAGGCGACGACCGCGAGCGGGGTGCGGCCCAGGCGCCGCATCAGGGCGAGGAACGCGGCCCCGCCCTGGTCGGCGCCCGAGGCGTCGGTGACGGCCTCCTCGAAGTCGAGCCCCGTGCAGAACGTGCCGCCCGAGCCCTCGATGACGAGCACCCGGCACTCCGGGTCGGCCTCGGCCCGGTCGAGGGCCGCCTCCAGGGCCCGGAGCGTGCCGCCGCCGAGGCTGTTGAGGCCGTCGGCACTGGCGAGCGTGACCCGCAGGACGTGCGGCTGTGCCGTCAGCCGCACGCCGTCGTGGACCGGGCCGGTGGCCGTCACGGTCGCGTCCGCCCTCAGAACCAGGAGGGCGAGCCGGCGTGCAGCGGCGTGAGCACGACGTCCTGGATGGTCGGCGACACGAAGGTCTGCTCCCAGCCGCCGCCGCCCTTGTAGTCCGGCACGAACTGGCGGTCGGACAGGGCCTGGTAGCCGGCGTCGTGGCGGCTGAGCTCGACCAGCTTGCGGTAGGTGTCGAAGCTCTCGAGGTGGATCATCCAGTGGATGCGGTCCTGCTGGCCGAAGGTCTCCTCGTACAGGTAGACCGTGGCCTCGCCGGCGAGCGCGCGGTTGACCTCCCTGGCCCAGGCGAAGGCGAACTCGCGGGCCTCGGTGCGGAACTTGAACGCGGTCTGGGCGGTGCGCAGGATCGTCAGGCCGCTGTCGACGGAGCTGCGCATCTGGTCGTCGGGCAGACCCGTCTGGTGGCGGGCCGGCGGGACGAAGGTGTCCGACGCCTCGTGGTGGTCGTCGTGGCCGTGGTCGTCGTCGTGCTCGTCCAGGCCGTGCTGCGGCACGTAGACGCGCTCCTTGAAGGAACCCTCGACGAACATGCGCTCCCAGTTGCCCGCGCCCTCGGCGGCGGCGATGCGGTCCGCCTCGGTGATCTCCTTGAAGCTGCGGTCGTGGTCGGCGACCTCGAGGAAGCGGCTGTAGTCGTTCGGCTGCTTCATGTGGATCAGCCAGTGGAGGCGGTCGGCGGTGCCGAGGATCTCCTCGTGCACGACGATCGTCGCGATCCCCTCCATCACCTTGTTGAGATGGCCGACCAGGTCCGTGGCGAACTCACGGCCCTGAGCGCGGAACGCGTGGTTGAGCTGGCCCGCACGGTGGATGATGAATCCCGCGTTGCCGGTGTGCAGCAGGCCGGAGTCGGATCCCAGGGGCCCGCTGTGGGCGGGAAGAAACGCGCTCCGGGCACCGCTCGCCGCGTCGGTCATCGCTCAGTCTCCTTCGTCGCACTGATGAAGAGGCGTAGGAGCCCCTGGAGTCCGACGCTAGGGAGCGTCAGCGAGGGGCGCCGCTCACAATTGAGCGAGGCTCCGCCGCGGCGAAGAACTCGGTGAGCAGAGCGGCCACTTCGGCGGGCCGGTCGTACATGGAGTGGTGCGTGGCCCCGGGGAGCAGCTCGTGGCGGGCCCGGGGGAAGCGGCCGGCGGCCAGCGCGAGGCGTTCGGGGGAGGCGATGCGGTCGAACTCGGCGCCCACGCACAGCACCGGCACGTCCACGTCGCCCGCGTGGGCCAGCGCGTCGTCGGCCCAGTAGTCGAGGAGCTGGCGCGCGTACGCGACCAGGACGGCGTCGTCCGCGAAGGGGCGCAGGAGTTCGGTGTCCAGGGCGCGGGCGGGCCGGGCGAGGACCTCCTCGGCGGCCTGGTGCGGCGGGGTGTCGTCGGGCAGCGGCGCGGGGGCCCCGGTGAACAGGGTGCGCAGGCGGCCGGCGAGGGCGGGCCGGGCGGTCACCGCGCGGCACAGCTCCTCGAGGTTGCGCTCGTAGGGGGTGTCGGGTTCGCGTCCGGCCGCGTCGCCGGTGTGCCGGAACGAGCCGTGCAGGAAGACCATCGAGCGGACGGCGCCGGGGCGCCGGCGGTGGAAGGCCAGGGCCGCCTTGGGGCCGCTGCACCAGCCCACGAGGTGGCACTCGCGTGCTCCCTCGGCGGCCAGGACGGCGGCGAGGTCGTCGGCCTGGTCGCGCAGGCGCAGCGGACGGCTGTCCGGCGCGGTGCCGCGCGGTGCCCAGGTCAGGACCCGGTGGGTGCGCGCGAGCACGGCCATCAGGGGGTGCCACAGGGCGGTGCCCATGCCGAGCGCGTTGACGAGGACGACCGGGGGCCGGTCCTCGGTACGGGGTCCGGCCGCGAGGTAGGGCAGGACGCCGCCGAGGACGCCGACGCGCTCGGGTGCGGCGGCGCCGATCCGGTCGGCCTCGCGCGTGACGGCGGCGCGCCGTTCTTCCTGGAGGCGGGCGAGGGCGGCCGCTTCCCGCGCGGACGGCGGTGCGGGGGCCGGCAGGGGGCCGGAGCGGGTGGCGCGGGCGGCCGCGAGGCGGTCCACGGCGGTCAGTTCGGCCTCGTCGGACACCGCCTCGACGGTGAGCGCGTAGGTGTCGCCCAGCAGCCGGGCCAGGGACGCCGCCACCGTCTCGTCGCCGCCGGCCGAGAGCAGCCGGGCGGGCAGGCGCAGCGGTCGCCGGACGAAGTAGTCGTCCTGCCGGGCCCGTACCTCGGTGACGGTGTCGTGCACGGCGTCGAAGAGAGACCGCAGCGGGCCGGCCTCGCTCTGCGCCGGTACGTCGGGTGCGGCCCCGTCCTGTGCCGCGCCGCTCCGCGCGGCTTCGTCCCGCGCCGCGGATGCCCGCACCTCGGATGCCTCCAGCGCGTCCGTCATGACGGCCGTCCCTCCTTCGTCTGCTGCACGCCCGGGGGCACGGAGCCCGCGGCCGGGGCGGTGCCGTGGCATGCCCCGGCCGCGGGTCGGGACCGGTCGCCGGTGAGGGCTACGCGGCGGTCCACAGCGGCCGGACCTCGAGGGTCTCGGGGTTCGGCCACGTCTTGGCGATCTCGACGGCGGCGTCGCGGTCGGCCGCCTCGACGATGATGTAGCCGCCCAGCGTCTCGGCGTCACCGGCGAACGGGCCCTCGATCACCTGGGGGGCGCCGTCGGCGTCGCGGCGGACCGTCACCGGGGCGACGGCCTCGGTCTCGAACGCCTCGCCGCCGACGAGGACACCGGCCTGGCCCTGCTGGCCCATCCAGCCCTCGATCTTCTTGCGGTACGTGGAGCGGTCTTCCTGGATCTGCCGCCGGGACTCGGCGTTCTCGATGATGACGATCGCGAACTTCATTCGGTTCTCCTGTCGCACGGTGCGAAAACGTGACCGGAATTATGAATTCCAGAATCCGAGGGGATCCTCATATGCCCCTTTGATTCATGTCAAGTCGACACAGCTCGGACAACTGGGTTGTGGTAAAGGTGAATTGGCGCCCGCATTCCTGCTGAATCCAGCCGCGGGCACACCACTTCCGACGGTAACGCCATGAAAGAGCACGCCCCTCGAATTCCGCTCGAGAACGGCTCGAGAGCCGTTCCGGGCCGTGTCACGAGAGGTCGAGCACCTCGCCGCTCACCGTGTCCCGCACCCGCAGCGCCTCCATCGGGCACGACTCCACCGCGTCCCACACCGCGTCGTCCGGAGGGAACTCCTCCGTGGAGGGCTTCGAACGCCCGTCCACCACCTGGAAACGGTGCGGAGCCACTCCCGCGCAGATGCCCGTCCCCATGCACGCCTGCGCATCGGCCTCGATCCGCCAGCGGGCCTGCTTCTCCTGATCACTCATGACGTTCTCCCTCACCACGCGACCGGAAGCCGCCGCGGCCCCCGGAACAGTCCGCCGGACTTCCACTCGACCTCGTCCGCCGGCACCGCGAGCCGCAGTTCCGGAAAACGCTCCAGCATGCCGCCGATCGCCACCCGCAGTTCCATACGCGCGAGCTGCGCGCCCAGGCAGTAGTGCGCCCCGTGACCGAACGCCAGATGCGGGTTCTTCTCCCGGGTGATGTCCAGCCGGTCCGGATCCTCGAACATCCGCGGATCACGGTTCGCGTTCACCGCCGCGGCCATCACGCCCTCACCGGCCCGCACCGTGCCGCCGCTCAGCTCCACGTCCTCGAGCGCGGTCCGCGCGT
This sequence is a window from Streptomyces xanthii. Protein-coding genes within it:
- the fabD gene encoding ACP S-malonyltransferase encodes the protein MVALVFPGQGSQRKGMGEGLFARFPELTRQADDILGHSIEELCRTGGEGRLDRTEYAQPALFVVSALSWLARDPALPEPRFLAGHSLGEYGALFAAGCFDFATGVRLVRERGALMGRVQGGGMLAVVGVDGDEVPGLLARSGASGVDVANYNSPAQTVLSGPLDELRTASAALSARPGVRCVPVRVSAAFHSRHMRPAAQEFTRFLTGFTFADPDRTVVSGVTARPYGPGEIAGLLARQIESPVRWSQTMEYLAAHGVDAVEEIGPGQVLTNLWKRGRTERAARTPAPAAPAATAAAATAPSAPAPATTAAATAAPASGGLRAEELGSAEFRRAYGIRYAYLAGAMFRGIASTDLVIRMGRAGLMGFFGAGGLALDQVEKAVVRIKEALGPDGRYGVNLLHSIDDPAYEQAVVDLCLRHDVHDVEAAGFTQLTPAVVRFRFAGAHRDAAAGPVAVRRVLAKVSRPEVAAAFMGPAPEPILRKLLAEGHLTPLEAEIAAELPVAQDICVESDSGGHTDGGAALTLLPAMLRHRDAAMIRHGYGQRIRIGAAGGIGAPEAVAAAFVLGADFVLTGTVNQCSPEAGTSDAVKDILAGLDVQDTAYAPAGDMFEIGARVQVVRKGTLFAARGNKLYQLYRSHDSWESIDPATRRSVEETYFKRPFDEVWAETRAYHLGRGRDAEIEKADRLPKHRMALAFRWYFARSVRWALEGDPAQRVNYQIQCGPAIGAFNHVVRGTALEDWRARHVDLIAERLMTGAAGVLAAVR
- a CDS encoding enoyl-CoA hydratase-related protein, translating into MTATGPVHDGVRLTAQPHVLRVTLASADGLNSLGGGTLRALEAALDRAEADPECRVLVIEGSGGTFCTGLDFEEAVTDASGADQGGAAFLALMRRLGRTPLAVVACVDGRVAGGGVGLAAAADLVIATERSEFSLPEALWGLVPCCVLPVLVRRTGYQPAYAMALSTQPVPARRAAEFRLVDEVVPDPEAAVRKLLVRLTRLDPVTIGELKRYFQAMWFTTQDTDEFALREFTRLIDSPVARRRITDYTTTRRLPWEAPRP
- a CDS encoding DUF6039 family protein, translating into MTDAASGARSAFLPAHSGPLGSDSGLLHTGNAGFIIHRAGQLNHAFRAQGREFATDLVGHLNKVMEGIATIVVHEEILGTADRLHWLIHMKQPNDYSRFLEVADHDRSFKEITEADRIAAAEGAGNWERMFVEGSFKERVYVPQHGLDEHDDDHGHDDHHEASDTFVPPARHQTGLPDDQMRSSVDSGLTILRTAQTAFKFRTEAREFAFAWAREVNRALAGEATVYLYEETFGQQDRIHWMIHLESFDTYRKLVELSRHDAGYQALSDRQFVPDYKGGGGWEQTFVSPTIQDVVLTPLHAGSPSWF
- a CDS encoding alpha/beta fold hydrolase is translated as MTDALEASEVRASAARDEAARSGAAQDGAAPDVPAQSEAGPLRSLFDAVHDTVTEVRARQDDYFVRRPLRLPARLLSAGGDETVAASLARLLGDTYALTVEAVSDEAELTAVDRLAAARATRSGPLPAPAPPSAREAAALARLQEERRAAVTREADRIGAAAPERVGVLGGVLPYLAAGPRTEDRPPVVLVNALGMGTALWHPLMAVLARTHRVLTWAPRGTAPDSRPLRLRDQADDLAAVLAAEGARECHLVGWCSGPKAALAFHRRRPGAVRSMVFLHGSFRHTGDAAGREPDTPYERNLEELCRAVTARPALAGRLRTLFTGAPAPLPDDTPPHQAAEEVLARPARALDTELLRPFADDAVLVAYARQLLDYWADDALAHAGDVDVPVLCVGAEFDRIASPERLALAAGRFPRARHELLPGATHHSMYDRPAEVAALLTEFFAAAEPRSIVSGAPR
- a CDS encoding YciI family protein, translated to MKFAIVIIENAESRRQIQEDRSTYRKKIEGWMGQQGQAGVLVGGEAFETEAVAPVTVRRDADGAPQVIEGPFAGDAETLGGYIIVEAADRDAAVEIAKTWPNPETLEVRPLWTAA
- a CDS encoding ferredoxin, whose translation is MSDQEKQARWRIEADAQACMGTGICAGVAPHRFQVVDGRSKPSTEEFPPDDAVWDAVESCPMEALRVRDTVSGEVLDLS